One genomic segment of Clostridium saccharoperbutylacetonicum N1-4(HMT) includes these proteins:
- a CDS encoding response regulator transcription factor, translating to METSKILVVEDDKSIREMLTFALETEGFSVDVSKNGTEALMKNNEFKPNLVLLDLMLPDINGFEVCKKIQQERDIPIIMVTAKNDIVDKVLGLEIGADDYITKPFHIKEVIARVNKSLKRIEKAVKAEREQALITIGKDIFLDEEGRIVVKKGKEINLRPKEYDLIYLLATNKGKVFSREELLNKIWSYDYYGELRTVDVHVRRLRAKIEDDENKYIETVFGVGYKMR from the coding sequence ATGGAGACAAGTAAAATACTTGTAGTGGAAGATGATAAAAGTATAAGAGAAATGTTAACCTTTGCTCTTGAAACAGAAGGGTTTAGTGTTGATGTAAGTAAGAATGGAACTGAAGCTTTAATGAAAAATAATGAATTTAAACCCAATTTAGTTCTTTTAGATTTGATGCTGCCAGATATAAATGGTTTTGAAGTTTGTAAAAAAATACAGCAGGAAAGAGATATACCAATAATTATGGTTACAGCAAAAAATGATATAGTGGATAAGGTTTTAGGCTTGGAAATAGGTGCTGATGATTATATTACAAAGCCTTTTCATATAAAGGAAGTAATAGCAAGAGTTAATAAATCTCTTAAAAGAATAGAAAAAGCTGTGAAAGCAGAAAGAGAACAAGCTTTAATCACGATTGGAAAAGATATCTTTTTAGATGAAGAGGGGAGAATAGTGGTAAAGAAAGGTAAAGAGATAAATTTGCGGCCTAAAGAATATGATTTGATATATCTGTTAGCAACAAATAAAGGTAAAGTTTTTTCAAGAGAAGAACTTTTAAATAAAATATGGAGCTATGATTATTATGGTGAATTAAGGACTGTAGACGTACATGTCAGAAGATTAAGAGCTAAGATTGAAGATGATGAAAATAAGTATATTGAAACAGTTTTTGGTGTTGGATATAAGATGAGGTAG
- a CDS encoding glycoside hydrolase family 113, giving the protein MTKKKTIIIILVCLCLGLFYAYNFNVNSRGYINDIINNIEGKTLNSKFETKIKSGNLSTDYNIDQVLKDIDKLQLNTLNVPIVINVSSRTSSNMSIEGWSEKRAIELIKKLRFKKINIILEPYPWIENGSVGETEWKPDNIEEFFYNWENDVLGKLIKDVAVPYHVDALNAGTSFVYMEQYEDNMCHMIDYVRERYKGLVTYRTNFWVTAADFAPEYTEKYKSKLNNQVFSKVDFISIAAYFELTENETNTVENLTKALENTTKFNRKQNIKQEIKNFNEKWNKPIFFGELGFPKTNKATEEPHNPLMSNIMNNKEQANCFEAYKNVFRNESWNLGFSVFAIGETSDDKRYYPSNESAEIIKNWYS; this is encoded by the coding sequence ATGACAAAGAAAAAGACAATAATAATAATTTTAGTATGTTTATGTTTGGGTTTATTTTATGCCTATAACTTTAACGTAAATTCTAGGGGATACATAAATGATATTATAAATAATATAGAAGGTAAAACTTTAAATTCAAAATTTGAAACAAAGATTAAATCAGGAAATTTATCTACTGATTATAATATAGACCAAGTTCTTAAAGACATAGATAAACTTCAATTAAATACATTGAATGTGCCAATAGTTATTAATGTTAGCTCTAGAACATCTAGTAATATGTCAATAGAAGGTTGGAGCGAGAAAAGAGCTATAGAATTAATTAAGAAATTAAGGTTTAAAAAAATAAATATTATACTTGAGCCTTATCCTTGGATAGAAAATGGAAGTGTAGGGGAAACTGAGTGGAAGCCAGATAATATAGAAGAGTTTTTTTATAATTGGGAAAATGATGTTTTAGGAAAATTGATTAAGGATGTAGCAGTACCTTATCATGTAGATGCATTAAATGCTGGAACTAGTTTTGTTTATATGGAACAATATGAAGATAATATGTGTCATATGATTGATTATGTTAGAGAACGATATAAAGGATTAGTGACATATAGAACAAATTTTTGGGTTACTGCTGCAGATTTTGCGCCAGAATACACGGAAAAATATAAGTCAAAATTAAACAATCAAGTATTTTCAAAAGTTGATTTTATTTCAATAGCAGCTTATTTTGAGTTGACAGAAAATGAAACAAACACTGTTGAAAACTTAACTAAAGCTCTTGAAAATACTACAAAATTTAATAGGAAACAAAATATAAAGCAAGAAATAAAGAATTTTAATGAAAAATGGAATAAACCAATTTTCTTTGGAGAATTAGGCTTTCCTAAGACAAATAAAGCAACAGAAGAGCCTCATAATCCATTAATGTCCAATATTATGAATAATAAAGAACAAGCTAATTGTTTTGAAGCCTATAAAAATGTGTTTAGAAATGAATCCTGGAATTTAGGTTTTTCAGTATTTGCAATTGGAGAAACCAGTGATGATAAAAGATATTATCCAAGTAATGAAAGTGCTGAAATAATAAAAAACTGGTATTCGTAA
- a CDS encoding SdpI family protein: MILLTNILPSIIFIVLGTILKLWPPKEINHAFGYRTFFAMKNNETWKEGNSFSSAMLILSGVIALFFSISVTFLYSNAPSISSTLSGVGSILLGLSFGFYTEVHLRRIFDKDGKRKVESEVLQ, encoded by the coding sequence ATGATACTGTTAACTAATATATTACCAAGTATAATTTTTATTGTTTTGGGAACTATATTAAAATTGTGGCCACCAAAAGAAATAAATCATGCTTTTGGATATAGAACTTTTTTTGCTATGAAAAATAATGAAACATGGAAAGAAGGTAATAGTTTCAGTAGTGCAATGCTGATATTAAGTGGTGTTATAGCTTTGTTTTTCTCAATATCAGTTACATTTTTATATTCTAATGCTCCAAGTATATCAAGTACGCTATCTGGAGTTGGTAGCATATTGCTTGGATTAAGTTTTGGGTTTTATACTGAGGTGCATTTAAGAAGAATATTTGATAAAGATGGAAAAAGAAAAGTAGAATCAGAAGTTTTACAATAA
- a CDS encoding CAP domain-containing protein: MKKAFLTKIVTGVIAATTITTIAPLGVSAATTNSTYDNFYNYYNSLANSIVNSGWVKDNGNWYYFDNSGAKQTGVLNINGKTYCFNPSGIMQTGKVAIGNKTYTFSDNGQAIGSKTPSVDKVFDSTNNVVKDNNKTTTVSNQNKNETTTNAGTTTNTANTNSGAKTTSSTSNTASVDVQGLPKLPTNYSVSIQTSAEDKILELMNAKRVEAGLKPLTLDKTLISVARYKSNDMIQNNFFDHTNPDGTKWTNWLQALGYSYTTTGENIAYNTYDAVELFTQWWNSPGHRANMMNASYTKVGIGVVYGNGKYMGSQEFSN; encoded by the coding sequence ATGAAGAAAGCTTTTTTAACAAAGATTGTGACAGGGGTTATTGCTGCAACAACAATTACTACTATAGCACCATTAGGAGTATCTGCAGCAACTACTAATTCAACATATGATAATTTCTATAATTATTATAATTCACTTGCAAATTCTATTGTTAACTCTGGATGGGTTAAAGATAATGGGAATTGGTACTATTTTGATAACTCAGGAGCAAAGCAGACAGGTGTACTTAATATTAATGGAAAAACTTATTGTTTTAATCCATCAGGAATAATGCAAACTGGAAAAGTTGCTATTGGTAATAAAACGTATACATTCTCTGATAATGGACAAGCTATTGGATCGAAGACTCCATCAGTGGACAAAGTATTTGATTCAACTAATAATGTAGTAAAAGATAATAATAAAACTACTACAGTATCTAATCAAAATAAAAATGAAACAACAACAAATGCTGGAACTACAACTAATACAGCAAATACTAATTCAGGAGCTAAAACAACAAGTAGTACAAGTAATACAGCTTCAGTAGATGTGCAAGGGTTACCTAAGCTACCAACAAATTATTCTGTAAGTATTCAAACTTCTGCAGAAGATAAGATCCTTGAATTAATGAATGCTAAAAGAGTTGAAGCAGGTTTAAAACCATTAACCTTAGATAAAACATTAATAAGTGTAGCAAGATATAAAAGTAACGATATGATTCAAAATAACTTTTTTGATCATACAAATCCAGATGGAACAAAGTGGACAAACTGGTTACAAGCATTAGGCTATAGTTATACTACAACAGGAGAAAACATTGCATACAATACTTATGATGCTGTTGAACTATTTACTCAATGGTGGAATTCACCAGGTCATAGAGCTAATATGATGAATGCTTCATATACTAAAGTTGGTATAGGAGTAGTTTATGGAAATGGAAAATATATGGGCTCACAAGAATTTTCAAATTAG
- a CDS encoding AAA family ATPase, which translates to MKKKLIIINGTMGVGKTATCRELNKKLKNSVWLDGDWCWMINPFKVNEENKEMVIDNITYLLKNFLKNSTIEYVIFNWVIHIEEIFEEILKPLNALDFEIIKITLTCSEEALKNRILEDVKHNIRNDDCLVRSINRLEMYKDMSTKQIDTSELSIVETVKEIVKIVK; encoded by the coding sequence ATGAAGAAAAAATTGATAATTATTAATGGAACAATGGGAGTTGGAAAAACAGCAACTTGTAGAGAACTTAATAAGAAACTTAAAAATTCAGTATGGCTTGATGGTGATTGGTGTTGGATGATAAATCCTTTTAAAGTTAATGAAGAAAATAAAGAAATGGTGATTGATAATATAACTTACCTATTAAAAAACTTTCTTAAAAATTCAACTATAGAATATGTCATTTTTAATTGGGTCATACATATTGAAGAAATTTTTGAGGAAATATTGAAGCCTTTAAATGCTTTGGATTTTGAAATTATTAAGATTACTCTTACCTGTAGCGAAGAGGCTCTTAAGAATAGGATATTGGAGGATGTTAAACATAATATACGAAATGATGATTGTTTAGTTCGGAGTATTAATAGACTTGAAATGTACAAAGACATGTCTACAAAGCAAATTGATACAAGCGAATTATCAATAGTAGAAACAGTTAAAGAGATAGTGAAAATAGTTAAATGA
- a CDS encoding CPBP family intramembrane glutamic endopeptidase — protein MKYERIFLSIILPITYFISILFWFKGSNSLLLAITALPAFAAIVSMLIENKSLKNLLTPFFQRISVKSLAFTIFFPITAVLFCMLVTIFTHQGSLLTSWNNIFLKIVSITLISIVLFIVGLLEEFGWRGYLLPRLIEKYKIKRATFIIGVIITLYHLPVIFILNFHHGLSKAIVYTLLQSAAVFAINFGFTYLFTLSKNVILPSIMLTLWNNLNLAILGSSYKLLPVQGYIIGNPYIVNGLGIFGLIYFIFFAIYAYKKFSILDKHM, from the coding sequence ATGAAATACGAAAGAATATTTTTATCAATCATTTTACCAATAACTTATTTTATTAGCATATTATTTTGGTTTAAAGGATCAAATAGCTTATTGCTTGCCATTACTGCACTTCCAGCATTTGCAGCTATCGTTTCAATGTTAATTGAAAATAAATCTTTAAAAAATCTACTTACACCTTTTTTTCAAAGAATATCTGTTAAAAGTTTAGCATTTACAATATTTTTCCCAATAACCGCAGTATTGTTTTGTATGTTAGTTACTATATTTACACATCAAGGTTCATTACTAACTAGTTGGAACAACATATTTTTAAAAATAGTAAGTATTACTTTAATCTCAATAGTGTTATTTATTGTAGGTTTATTAGAAGAGTTTGGTTGGAGAGGATATTTACTTCCTAGACTTATTGAAAAATATAAAATAAAACGTGCTACCTTTATAATTGGTGTTATCATAACCTTATATCATCTTCCAGTAATTTTTATTTTAAATTTTCATCATGGTTTATCAAAAGCTATTGTTTATACTTTGCTTCAATCTGCAGCCGTTTTTGCTATAAACTTCGGTTTTACATATCTTTTTACATTATCTAAAAATGTAATTCTTCCAAGCATAATGCTTACATTATGGAATAATCTAAATCTAGCTATTCTAGGATCATCATATAAATTACTACCAGTCCAAGGTTATATTATAGGTAACCCTTATATTGTAAATGGCCTAGGCATATTTGGTTTAATTTATTTTATTTTCTTTGCAATTTACGCTTATAAAAAGTTTTCAATTTTAGATAAACATATGTAA
- a CDS encoding M13 family metallopeptidase yields the protein MKKSKIKLIIAGVLICSLFVGQGTCVKAAETATNANTNVAQTVNSMRIQDDFYNYVNRQWLNTAKIEAGKTSNSAFMEADKSLTEQKKQIIKDLLANEKNYSENSDEKKIINLYKNYLNMDARNKEGIEPIKEAIQEMRNIKSVNDISNLSIDSKIGNSLLDLGCQVDLKDANKNALYIGPTALSLGDSDEYMKPTENSKRVKGLVENYYVNILTLSGYSKEQAQTKVDNLFKFENIMAASITGKQETSKDDNAIDKQYNVYTLDQLDSMAPNLKIKAIMKNSKVEKADKIILTEPKWYKALNDIYKDENLPMIKDYLEIQNIAAIAPYLGQSFEKASLEFKNAYLGSQGDISEEEKAINMVNATLGDPFGKIYIQKYFSDKVKNDVKDMTNEIIETYKTRINKLDWMSEATKKKAIEKLDKLNIQIAYPDKWEDYSKLQIRSFEEGGSLWDNIENLKKFAFEKQISKLNQPVDKTKFACPPQTINAFYNATSNTITVPAGILQGAFYNANASKEEKLGAIGTIIGHEISHAFDNTGAKFDADGNLNNWWTAEDYAKFQDKTKKVRAFYSNVKLDDGKNVNGDLTVGENIADIGGMTCALDILSKMQNPDYKAFFESNSSVWREINTKEYAEMRLQYDSHSPNKVRSNIVSAQFDKFYETFGIKPGDKMYVKPEDRLKIW from the coding sequence ATGAAAAAATCTAAAATTAAATTAATTATTGCAGGGGTGTTAATATGTTCATTGTTTGTTGGTCAAGGTACATGTGTTAAAGCAGCAGAGACTGCTACTAATGCCAATACAAATGTTGCGCAAACAGTAAATTCGATGAGAATTCAAGATGATTTTTATAATTATGTTAATAGACAATGGTTAAATACAGCAAAAATAGAAGCTGGAAAGACATCTAATTCAGCATTTATGGAAGCTGATAAATCATTGACAGAGCAAAAGAAACAAATAATCAAGGATTTATTGGCTAATGAAAAAAATTACTCAGAAAATAGTGATGAAAAAAAGATTATTAATTTATATAAAAACTACTTAAATATGGATGCTAGAAATAAAGAGGGCATAGAGCCAATAAAAGAAGCAATTCAAGAAATGAGAAATATTAAATCAGTAAATGATATTTCAAATTTAAGCATAGATTCAAAAATTGGCAATAGTTTGTTAGATTTAGGATGCCAAGTGGACTTAAAAGATGCAAATAAAAACGCGCTATATATTGGACCAACAGCTCTTAGCTTAGGGGATTCAGATGAATATATGAAGCCTACAGAAAATAGTAAAAGAGTAAAGGGGTTAGTAGAGAATTATTATGTTAATATTTTGACTTTAAGTGGTTATAGTAAAGAGCAGGCACAGACAAAGGTAGATAATTTATTTAAGTTTGAAAATATTATGGCTGCGTCAATAACTGGTAAGCAAGAAACCTCAAAAGATGATAATGCTATAGATAAACAATATAATGTTTACACTTTGGATCAACTTGATTCAATGGCACCTAATTTAAAAATTAAAGCAATTATGAAAAATAGCAAAGTAGAGAAGGCAGATAAAATCATTTTAACTGAACCAAAATGGTATAAAGCCTTAAATGATATATACAAAGATGAAAATCTTCCAATGATTAAGGATTATCTTGAAATTCAAAATATTGCTGCTATTGCCCCATATTTAGGTCAGTCATTTGAAAAGGCTTCACTTGAATTTAAAAATGCATATTTAGGATCACAAGGGGATATATCAGAGGAAGAAAAAGCTATTAATATGGTTAATGCTACATTAGGTGATCCTTTTGGCAAAATATATATTCAAAAATATTTTTCTGATAAAGTTAAAAATGATGTTAAAGATATGACAAATGAAATTATAGAAACATATAAAACTAGAATTAATAAGTTGGATTGGATGAGCGAAGCAACTAAAAAGAAAGCAATTGAAAAATTAGATAAGCTTAATATTCAAATTGCGTATCCAGATAAGTGGGAAGATTATTCAAAGCTACAAATAAGATCCTTTGAAGAAGGTGGATCACTTTGGGATAATATTGAGAATTTAAAAAAATTCGCATTTGAAAAGCAAATAAGTAAATTAAATCAACCAGTTGATAAGACAAAATTTGCTTGCCCTCCACAAACAATTAATGCATTTTATAATGCAACCTCAAATACTATAACTGTTCCTGCTGGAATTCTGCAAGGAGCATTTTATAATGCCAATGCAAGTAAAGAAGAAAAGCTTGGTGCAATTGGAACTATTATAGGTCATGAAATAAGTCATGCCTTTGATAATACTGGTGCAAAGTTTGACGCTGATGGTAACCTAAACAATTGGTGGACAGCAGAAGATTATGCTAAATTCCAAGATAAAACAAAGAAGGTAAGAGCTTTTTATAGCAACGTAAAATTAGATGATGGGAAAAATGTTAATGGAGATCTTACTGTTGGTGAAAATATTGCTGATATTGGTGGAATGACTTGTGCGTTAGATATTTTAAGCAAAATGCAAAATCCTGACTACAAAGCATTTTTTGAAAGCAATTCATCTGTATGGCGTGAAATTAATACTAAAGAATATGCAGAAATGCGACTTCAATATGATTCACATTCACCGAATAAAGTTAGAAGTAATATAGTTTCTGCCCAATTTGATAAATTCTATGAAACTTTTGGAATAAAGCCTGGCGATAAAATGTATGTTAAACCCGAGGATAGATTAAAAATTTGGTAA